DNA from Streptomyces luteogriseus:
TGCTGGACCGGCTGCGCGGTCGTGGACGCCGACGACACCTCCGGCCTCTTCGACGGCGGCTCGGGCCTGATCGCCTATTACACGAGCTACCACCCGGACAAGCCGGGCGGGAACGCCGGCGTGCGCATCGCGTACAGCAAGGACAAGGGCCGCTCCTGGCAGCTGCACGGAGGCTCCAGCCCGGCCGTGCAGAACCCGGGCGGCCCCGATGCCGGCTGGACCTTCCGCGACCCGAAGGTCATCCGCGACGAGGCCCACGACCAGTGGCTGATGGTCGTCTCCGGCGGCGACCACATCCGCTTCTTCACCTCCACCGACCTCCTCACCTGGACCCAGGTCAGTTCCTTCGGCTACGGCGACTGGGCCACAACCGGCGTCTGGGAGTGCCCCGACTTCTTCCCGCTCCCCGTCGACGGCGACAAGAACCGGGTGAAGTGGGTCCTCACCCTGAGCACCGGTGCCGTACGCGCCACGAACGGCTCGGCCGCCCAGTACTTCACGGGTGAGTGGAACGGCACCGGTTTCACCCCCGACCAGAAGCCCGGCACGGTCCTGCGCGCCGACTCCGGCCGTGACTACTACGCCGCCATGTCCTTCTACGGCATGCCCGACGACCGCCGCGTCTGGCTCGGCTGGATGAGCAACTGGGACTACCCCTTCAGCGCCCCGACCGGCACCTGGAAGGGCCAGCTGAGCACCCCGCGCGAGCTGACCCTCACGGACACCGCCGACGGCGTACGCCTGGCGCAGCGCCCGGTCCCGGAGCTGGTCACGCTGCGCACGTCCACCACGACCCGCACGAACCTCGCCGTCGGCCCCACCTCCGCGAACCCGCTCGTGGGAGTCCGGGGCATCGCCTGCGAGATCGAGGCCGGGATCACCCTCGGCACCGCCACGGAGATCGGCTTCCGGCTCCGGACCGACGACGACCAGCACACGACCGTCGGATACGACGCCGAGGCCCAGGAACTGTTCGTGGACCGCTCGGCATCGGGCCTGAGCGACTTCACGCAGTACTTCACGGGCCGCACGACCGCGCCGATGAAGGCGACCGACGGCCGCGTGACCCTGCGGGTGTACGTCGACTCGTCCTCGGTCGAGGCATTCGGCGCGGACGGACAGGCCGCCGTGACCAGCCTGATCTTCCCCGGCCCGGACGCCGACGGCATGGCCTTCTACGCCAAGGGCGGTACCGCGCACATCGAGTCGCTCAAGGTGCACAAACTGGACGGCACCTACCGCCTCGTGGACCGAGTGAAGCCGCTACCGACCGCCCCGATCGGCGGCGAATTCCGCTCGGACCTGGGCAAGCTGACCATCACTCCCGCCGGCCGCTGGTCGACGGCCAGCGCGGGCCGCGCCGCGGTCTTCGACAAGGACTCCAACGCCATCTCGGCCCGCACGGCGACCGACCTGGACCTCACCACCCTGGTCCGACTCGGCAGCCCCGACCCGGACACCGGCGGCGCCCTGTCCCTCCTCTGGCGCGCCTCCTCCGACGGCACCGACGCCTACTGCCTCAACATCGACCCCGACCTGCGAGTGATCCGCCTGGTCGCCAAGACCGACGGCCACTTCGACGACGCCAAAGCCCTCGCCCGCGTCCCAGCCCTGGTCCGCCGCGGCACGACGTACCCCGTCCGCGTCCTCACCGAGGGCGACCGCATCCAGGTGTTCCTCAACGGCACCCGGATCATGGATGTGACGGACACGACGTACAGGAGCGGACACGTCGGCCTGAACGTGTTCGGGGGGAGGGCGGCGTACCAGGACACGTACGTGCGGGAACTGTGACCGCCGGGCGGCCCGAGCTGTAACACCGTAGGGGCTGTGCTTCGGAGAGCATGGCGCAGCCTCCGAGCGGTGGAAGGGGAATCCGCTGCCGGTGGGTTGGAGGCCACGCGTCCGATGAGACGCGGACCGTCGGGCCGGCGCACCCGGTTCACCCGCCCGGCCCCGCGGTAGGGGCCGTGGAGATGCGGGCTGCTGCCGGCCCGTCGGCAGCGGATGCGGCCGGGGTCGCGCCGAGGTGGCGCCGGCGGTGGGTGTAGGCGGTGAGCGCCTGCCAGAGGTCGCGGCGGTCGGTGTCGGGCCAGAGGCCCGGGGTGAAGTGCAGCTCCGCGTAGGCCGTGTGCCAGGGCAGGAAGTTGGAGACGCGCTGTTCGCCTCCGGTGCGCCAGAGCAGGTCCACGTCCGGCATGTCCGGGAGGGGCAGGTGCCGCGCGAAGTCGTCCTCGGCGATCAGGTCCGGCTCCAGACGGCCCTCCCGGGCCCCGCGGGCCAGGGCGGCGGCCGTGCGGGTGAGCTCGTCCCGGCCGCCGTAGTCGATGCACATCGTCAGCGTCAGGCCGGTGCGGGCACGGGTGGTGCGCTCGCGCAGATGGAGGATGTCGACCAGGTCGGGCGGCAGGCGGCCGGCGCGGCCGTGCCA
Protein-coding regions in this window:
- a CDS encoding glycoside hydrolase family 32 protein, producing the protein MSVSRRTLLLAGGTAATLLPLGGILPAAQAAAPSAAGATPAATPIPDPVPVAGTWARTSDGGQQVTAGRRGPSLALSEQQLAAKGTYAARVTPQSSSAVGALVFRTALDGSTGYAVALDPGRARIRLYDLAGADTLATAPLPGARAGRSYDLEVAVDGPELSVYIDGKRLLHTRDHRHDSGSVGLLAQGGKVTFGPPSLSSVTTNLTGWTTSGGTWTASPLGWRAAPTQGATARAVTTTTTYDTALQADLLLGEASAIASLLVRTDAKATRGYGVQVDAGQGRLRLYRIDGDVTLGTYATTVKADTVYRLRIEAEHDELRVHWQTDFLSPDGYSPVITAQDSTHTKGRLAVTASTGAVSFENIAAADLVTGLQGWTARSGTWTPDLRGIRGESGLRTAPFTDGDLVARADITPGDRSSSAGLVLRASANGSGGYEARLEAGRNAVVLLDRSSGTRLASASGPVRRIASGGTYRVEARATGRTVEVYVDGVRALKTRVSRTKGAAFGTAAAHGTSYFQNVEVRGTADHFTEPYRPTYHYSQLTGSTSDPCGLLHHDGEYHLFHQDEGRWAHAVSTDLVHWQPLPIALPWNAYGHCWTGCAVVDADDTSGLFDGGSGLIAYYTSYHPDKPGGNAGVRIAYSKDKGRSWQLHGGSSPAVQNPGGPDAGWTFRDPKVIRDEAHDQWLMVVSGGDHIRFFTSTDLLTWTQVSSFGYGDWATTGVWECPDFFPLPVDGDKNRVKWVLTLSTGAVRATNGSAAQYFTGEWNGTGFTPDQKPGTVLRADSGRDYYAAMSFYGMPDDRRVWLGWMSNWDYPFSAPTGTWKGQLSTPRELTLTDTADGVRLAQRPVPELVTLRTSTTTRTNLAVGPTSANPLVGVRGIACEIEAGITLGTATEIGFRLRTDDDQHTTVGYDAEAQELFVDRSASGLSDFTQYFTGRTTAPMKATDGRVTLRVYVDSSSVEAFGADGQAAVTSLIFPGPDADGMAFYAKGGTAHIESLKVHKLDGTYRLVDRVKPLPTAPIGGEFRSDLGKLTITPAGRWSTASAGRAAVFDKDSNAISARTATDLDLTTLVRLGSPDPDTGGALSLLWRASSDGTDAYCLNIDPDLRVIRLVAKTDGHFDDAKALARVPALVRRGTTYPVRVLTEGDRIQVFLNGTRIMDVTDTTYRSGHVGLNVFGGRAAYQDTYVREL